The following coding sequences are from one Humulus lupulus chromosome X, drHumLupu1.1, whole genome shotgun sequence window:
- the LOC133806891 gene encoding uncharacterized protein LOC133806891, giving the protein MDSEDMFEHYKAAAASSGKKKDNKRAQGESSKTTSKKAQIDDPPATIPSKENTPPPSPLEQLASTPLADQNSNPPTPVDQQPTLHAPSSQTRRNQPEGSLSSIVVSSARERIYKLSKHKRSQEAITETFSMEPDQILNRGLNEIVSGLLTMTAGWRRAGAMVSRAKNFDTRLAEAKKALEEKNAELLERNNELTKQNVELLEKNMDLSKQKEELLEQKATLTVELLEVRDGLKKSNEDKEKLRESVKLNYQQSVQLELDLIASRQELEKRCAIRLEEEERAKVPASPEISLATGIDGTDNEAGAAVDQDVPQDPPAP; this is encoded by the exons atggactctgaggacaTGTTCGAGCATTATAAGGCTGCTGCCgcatcttctggcaagaaaaagGACAACAAGAGGGCCCAaggggagagcagtaaaaccACCTCAAAGAAGGCTCAAATCGATGATCCTCCAGCCACCATCCCTTCGAAGGAGAACACACCACCTCCATCACCACTCGAGCAGCTGGCCTCAACCCCTCTGGCCGACCAAAATTCCAATCCTCCAACACCCGTCGACCAGCAGCCTACTCTTCATGCCCCTAGCAGCCAAACGCGGCGTAATCAGCCCGAAGGTTCCCTGTCCAGCATCGTGGtcagctcagccagggagaggatatacaagctctccaaacatAAACGCAGTCAGGAGGCTATTACTGAAACCTTTTCCATGGAGCCTGACCAAATACTCAAtcgagggctgaacgagatagttagc GGACTACTGACCATGACCGCTGGTTGGCGCCGTGCTGGAGCGATGGTGTCCCGAGCCAAAAATTTCGACACTAGGCTCGCCGAGGCTAAGAAAGCACTCGAAGAGAAAAATGCTGAGTTGCTCGAGAGGAACAATGAGCTAACTAAACAGAACGTCGAGTTACTTGAGAAGAATATGGACCTGTCTAAGCAGAAAgaggaactgctcgagcaaaaagccaCTCTGACCGTGGAGCTGCTGGAGGTTCGGGATGGCCTGAAGAAATCCAACGAAGACAAAGAAAAGTTAAGGGAAAGCGTCAAACTCAACTACCAGCAGTCCGtacagctcgagcttgatttAATTGCGAGCAGGCAGGAGCTGGAGAAGcgc tgtgccattcgcctggaggaagaagagagggctaaagtACCTGCTTCCCCGGAGATTTCTCTGGCAACAGGGATAGATGGTACAGACAATGAAGCTGGCGCAGCTGTCGACCAGGAcgttcctcaagatcctccagccccttag